In Vitis vinifera cultivar Pinot Noir 40024 chromosome 4, ASM3070453v1, the genomic window TCCTGACCTTGGTGAGTTTAATTTCTTATTGGCTGGTGAACAATGTAGCATTGCTGTTTGCTGTTTTACATAGAAAAGCTTGTTTGCTGGGTAGACCTCCATTTTATGACATTAATATTTCTCATACTATATTTGCATTAACAAACGATGCAGAATGCAATGATTAGCAGCATTGTGCACGTGACAAACCTACCCAGAAAAAGAGTTGTGAAATGGTTCGAAGATAAGCGCACTGAAGATGGTGTTCCTGAGCATCGCCTCCCATTCCAACGGTCCACTTCTGAAACTGTCTTTTCCCCTTGAGACAATCTGTAAAGGCATGTATTTAGATATGATTTCATAATAGCATCTTATAAAGTATTTTATACATGTCCCATGTTCCTCTTTTGGTTTTGTAAAACCACCCACAGCTTGGCTTACCCCAAGAAGAAATTCTAAATTACATGAAATAAGTAAAGCTCCAAACCAAATCTACTTCAGATATTAAGTCTGCAGCAGTTGTTCCCAAGATATCCTCAATCATAAACTCACTTTACTTCCTACTGAAGGTATCCTCTACTACCTTGTAGAGGTTAAAACTTGATCAGTACTAGCATGTAGTTGGCTGTGGTGCCAAGTTTTGGTGTGTTGGTACTTGGTAGGTGCCCAATACAAAAGGgttgataaattttttcatcataTGTGATCAAAGGATTGGTTCTCCAAGACTAGGGCCACGATGGTCTTGATTGGTTGCAAAACTGAAGAGATGGGCTTAGAACCGAGTtcaaaagaggaagaaaatggaGGTGGTTTGTTTTTGGGTCCTCCTGTATGTGACTCTTGAGGGATACTCTGCATCTTATAAGAGAACCAACAGTTTTCACAACATTGTAAAAACTGCTAGTAGCGGCTCCAAGTAATTTTGGGGAGATTTAGTGTTGCCCAAGCCagtctattttaaaaatcaatgacTATAGCATCTTCTCCATCTTGACATATTCATAAAAATCTTGAAATCAATTGACTATTTCCTTGTCAGTACTACTGATGGCTttacttctttcttttctcaataGTTGTTTAGAATAAGACATTTCAGATTTCATCAAGGTTCATATTTGACATTTACAATATCCAGCACCAAAAACAGTCTTTGACCATGACTAGAGCCCTTTTTAAGGAGGAAGTCCCAGTGGCTGCAACTGACAAAAGACAAGACAGACAAAAAATACACAAGTTAAAGTTATAATATTGCTGTGGAGGACCCCAATATGAACCACTTTCAGATACACATGACAAAAAGAAGTTCCTCTTCATGGATTCCATCCTATGACATCCACCCCTCTTTTCCTCGCACATTTTCTCCTCTCTTCCTATCAGTATAAATGTATGTGTATGTATTTCTAGACAACAAACACTTGGGATCCACTTCAATAGAGAGACAAAAGAGAAGAGGCCATGGCTACTCTACAAAGGTCTGCAGTTTCATTTAGGAGGCAAGGTTCATCAGGCTCGGTATGGGAAGACAAGTTCTCATCTGGAAACATGCATAATATGATGCAAAAGCAAGGGAATGCAGACCACAAAGAGCTAAGGCCATGCCAAAGTGTCGTTCGACCCAGTTGTTCAACCATGGCTCCTTCCATTTGTCCTCGCAGTTTATCAACTCCAGCCGGCAAGCCAGCTTCCCACAAGGCATTCGGGTTTGGTTTTCTTGGTGTTTTCAGGAGACCAATACCCAGGCAGAGGCATACATCTGGAAACGATGCACATCAGCTCTGAGACATATTTTCAGGCCATAGTTTGAGTTCTTGGCCATTCAGGGATCAGGATCAATTTTCTTCATGTTCTTcacttctcttcttctttcatcTGAAATGTGTCTTTCTTTACTATAATTGCTATTTATTGACAATCTGTTTTAGTATATCAGACTTGAATTCCTAATAATTTTATCAGAAGCAAACATATATGTCTATGTTTTCCCCGCTTATCTTCATCTTCATGTCTTTTTTGGTATTCTTCTAAGCAtagaaatgtttttttgtttctttcaagCATTACTAATAACCCAATCACCCTTAGAAATCTGtagattaaaattgatttagaataacttttttctttgtgaattttcttattgaataaatgaatttcaaatcaagtgaaaCCTAGAGtccgtttgacagtgattttaataaacacttttaatatttttaacattttaaaatttttatcattcaaatattaaaaatattttctataatcactatcaaacacacttttagAGTTCATTTGGTAATgattctagaaaatatttttaatacttgaaaatttttatcatttaagtgttaaaaatgttagaaatgctTTTTATAATTACTCTCAAACGCACTCTTATAGTGtttttgacaatgattttgagacgtgtttctaacatttttaatgcttgaaaaataaatattttcaagtgttggaaagattaaaaatacttttcaaaatcactGTTAAACGCACTCTTAGAGTGCATTTagaagtgattttagaaaatgtttccaatatttttaacacttaaatgataagtATTAGAGCTAAATGTgttgatataataaaataaatcttacttatttaaatatttaaaaataaatcaattttgcttattttaaaattattttgaataaagttTATTAACtgctattatttttaaattgttattattatttatttttaacaaaaaaatcaaatatgattttataaacATGCCAATATCCATACTTTATAATATATACCAAAACACTAacagttttgtttttgttaaaaatctaatttatgattttattataatgttaatattcatattcTATTAAAActagttattttcaaattcatttttaattataaaactatttttttaaactaagacttaaattaaatttcattaatattatagaaattaaatttataatcttttttttactgaatcaaaataaaaaatttattgttaaaaataacaaaattgatTTATCCAAACTATGAATTTTCATTATTGAAAaacttgatatttttcataaaaataaaaaatcttttcttttattgagtTATGAAGGCTTTATTGATTTGGACATGTCTAGTTGGTTGgtgacaaataaaataaaataaaaataaaaataaaagaattataattTATCTGTTATGTAGAAAAAACCAAGgccatttatttttcttggcaAGGAAACAAATAGAAAGAGTCATCACTCATCAGATGAATACAGATTCCTAGTATACAAGATAGAGACTATACAAAGATTTTTTGCTTTTGGTTTGGGACCACAATAGATAATTTACTTATcacttaaattaagtcattaagttactttaaattattaaattgatttattaaacatccacttaattttgaaataatctgatagtataatttaaaaatgatgcAAATTTTAGTAGATTTAGATTAGGAATATGCATCATAATCGTATTAATTTATCTAATCTATTTAACTTATAATTAGTTTAACTCATGTAATTGATATAATAAATAGCATGTATTTGGGTTTAATTACTTAACTTATCTAACTTATTTGACTTGTTTACTTATTTGTATTAAAATGACTTATTTATGATCCggtttttttaacatatataaatttattaattttatatattaaaatttataaaaaaaattaaaatactttctaattatgaatattatataattaattaataaataaataagtatacGCTTTAGGGCAATTcttgtttttttgcttttcaaattagaaacttttattttgtaaacaaaatatatataaatttattttatttatttaaaaattattttcaaaaaaatctaaaatttgagataatgaaaaattttaatacttaaatttttttcaaataatttttaaaacaattacttttttatcttatataaaaattactataaattaataataatttttatataaaatacaaaaaaactctaagaagtttatatttaaaatgtaatggttcttaaaaattgattaaaaatatgagatattcaaaatttattaccacctaaaattttaataattttcaaagtagttttcaaagacataaaataaatttatgatttttatataagagtttctattttttatatagaaatttctatttttaaaaatagaaaacagaaaGTATATGGAAGCCTAAAGTAAATAGTcacatatttcattataaaattttataattaaaatattaaatacaattataaatacatataatattaaaattttaatttattttccatgtcataaatatataacaattaaaattaaataatcaaattcatgaagatttaaaaaaaaaaaaaacttagaattttgaaaacaattaaggTTAGTCAACCACAATTAGGGTTTGATATTGCTTGGTTAGCCTTATGGAAATAAAGTCCCAACCAATCATCGGCTAGTAAAGCATGACCTTAGTGTCGGCATGATCACTTTGTGTTAGTTATAAGTTATAACCATTGGCTGGTTAGAATTGCTCATCTGCTTGCCAACAAATAATTGAGAATGTATCCTTGTAATGGAATACGTCGATGTTTGATATTTCCCTTCGATGTCAACTTCAAAGGTAGAAGCTCCACAGAAGTTGTCAAAACAAGATGGCTTTTCCTACCACATCTGTGCTAGCAGCTAGTAATATACCGTACCATGGTGTGTGTGACAAATTATGTTAAGCACTAGTACCTCTAAGTCTTGATGATGACTAAGGCATCCTCTAgctatgttattattattattttttaatatttttataatcaaatcaataattgaattgaaaaaattatcaattcacGGTTCACTAATTGAACTGCGCAATTGAATTGATGACAACTACAACGCGGGGGGTTGCTTACCGTCGAGAAGCTACGTTCGATCAATGGTAGCAGCTCGATGCCAACGATAGTGGGCAGCTGGAGTTAGATCGACTGCATAGGAGTTGTGTGTGTGGGGAAgagaaaatgagtttttatattaaattgtcTGATTCAGAGAGAATTGGTCGATTCATCGGTTCATTTAATCTAATTTTGGTTCAACCACTTTCTAACCAAATTTATATGATCGAACAAGAACATGATCGATTGACTTGATCGATccgatccgatttttaaaatcatgattgTATGACCAGTTCATCAAATCCGATTTcgatttaatcattttttgacTTAATTCATCGGACTAGATAGGAATCATGACCAATCAACccaattgatttgatttttaaaaccatgatatTTTTAGCTCTCATATTCATAAGGTAGACAACTCGTGTTTGAATATACAGGCTTAGGCACTTCATCTCAAGGCTTATATGTAAAACGGGGTATGATTAGACAGGGCATGATCACATGGAAAATAGAGCGTaattagataaaaatatttgatgaacATATTGTACTCAAATTTCCATTTGTAGCCAAAAACATTTGGCCACACAAATAGACCTCATGAAGATATTTTACAGCAATAAATATGATTTGattcttaatattaaaaaaaaaatattattttcttgggcctataaaaaaaaaatcatttgattcCCATTAGCCAGTACTAAGTTGTTTTACCTAATTTAAATGTGGCTCCATATCTTTGGAACTCCACCAATTGAGGGACCAAATGACCCATTCAACCCTATCCAAAACAAGTGGCAATCCCCAAAATTTTagggtatttttgtaattttaaatttttgtccccaaaaATCAAGAAACTGAGCACTTTCACGCATTAGCCAGCACACGTCCTGGTCCCTATTCATTGCATTCCCCATTACTCTACCTGATTCCCATCCGTTCGATTTATTTCTGATCCGACGGTTTCTGGATCTACACGATTCCATCTCACCGATCTTTGATTGAATTCACTTCTCATGGCTCATAGCCCTCCACGCTCACTTCTCGTTCACCGTGCGATCCAAAATGATCCAACGGGTTGTGACAGCTCTAGCCCTTCTCCCACGGGCCACTGTGCTTACTCTGAGTCAGATTAATATCCCGCCCTTTTCCACTTTCTCGCTCCAGCAACAAGAGACTTCTTTTCTCACccttgtttggttgccgagaaaatgcAGGAACAAGCTACGAGTTCTCTTGCGGCCAGCTCTTTACCTTCTAGTAGCGAGAGATCTTCTAGTTCTGCTCTTCAAGCCGAAGTAAAGGAAGGTGCTATTTTCTCATTCGTttccctcccccccccccccccccccctcttttttctcttttctaaaatatttttcagtTGTTGGGGTGATACCGTTATCTAAATTAATTCTATATTTGGTTTCTGAGAAcatgaaagaagaaaatgggagGAAGTTTGAGGCCTTTTTATTTTGTTCGTTCCGAAGTAAGCGAACTAGTTGTTTCTCGAATTCCATATGATGAAACATGTAAGACACtggattcaatttcttttatttttctcaggCACCGAACGAAGGCCATTAAATTAGTATTCACAGATTTCAGATTAATTCATCTGCGTAGGGTTTGTTTTCAGGAATTCGTATCCAGCTACTATCTTTCTGGGTAATTTGTAAAACGTTGGGAACTTCCCACCCGGGTTTTGTAGAATGTGAGGTTTTCTCACTTAGATTCCTTTATTTCGTGAGAGAACCTTATTCCTGAGAAAATTCTCGAGATTAACGCCATTCTTCTGTTACATTGCTCTTCTCCGAACTgggttttatatcattttttttttaaatccatttaGGAATGGAGAGTGACGAGGAGATCAGAAGAGTGCCAGAGATCGGCAGTGGGGACCCGGCGGGCCCATCAGCCTCCGGACGAGAGGCAGCTTTAGTGGCCGGTCCCGACCGGGTTCAGGCCTCAGGCGATGGTCagagaaaaagaggaagaagccCGGCTGACAAAGAGAACAAGCGGTTAAAGAGGTGAGCCGAACCGGTTCTCTTTCTTATTAATATGACTATTTTGCCCTTTTGGATTTTGGTGTGGGGCTAGCCACATGTTAAGTGAATATGGTGGTTTGTTGTGACCAAAATTGGAACAAAAAAAGGTTGTTGAGGAACAGAGTGTCAGCACAGCAAGCAAGGGAAAGGAAGAAAGCATACTTGAATGAGCTAGAGGTGAGGGTCAAAGACTTGGAGAGGAAGAACTCTGAGCTTGAAGAGAGGCTCTCCACCTTGCAAAATGAGAATCAGATGCTCAGACATGTATGTCCACTCTccatcattatcatcatcatcatcatcatcatcatcaagcatataatcatcatcatcatcatcaagggCATTTTGGGTATTTAAATCATAATGCCATTCTTATAGGGTGGGTTGCCAAATCCCATGCACCCACATGACTTCAACAAGAAATCCGGGCTTTAGAGTGTTCATTTAGTGACAGAAATGACTAATAATTGATCATGGTCATTATAAAATGGATGTCCTTTGGAAGGGCATCTCGagtatttttaaagttttccaACTATGCATTGAAATAACAAACCCTTTCCACCACATGCTTAGAAATGAAATCTATTGGAGGGTTGATTTTGGGACAGAATTGCCTATCATGATCACATATGATTGGTGATGGCCATGGCCCCTGGTCGTGGAGCATATGGTTTTATCATTGTCATGGGAGCAAGGAGGACAAGCCATAAGCTTATCATTAATGGGGCGCTTGAGTGACCCCACATAAATATAGCTTCATTACTAGTATTTATTTTGGTAGCTATAAAAATTTGTGCATGTGTACATGCagaataaatcaatttgcacCAAGGGTACCACATGCCATAATATATTGGTGTTTTGTCAGTCATGACTGGTCAGTATGTTGCTATAGGCATTGCCCATCAATACTATCAACCAGAAAATGATCAAACAAGGCGCGCAGAATGTGTTGCTGTAATTTTTCTGAGATTAATTTTTCCTTGCTTTGATAGTTTATTTGGAGTATAGGATTTCTAGTGCAtgggaaattttttattatcaccTCATTGTATTGGACATCatatgtttgaaatttcatcaaatacttccgttattttaaatctaaagaaaGGTGAATAGTGACTAGGTGTATTTCACCCAAACTTGAGggggatgaatgaaattaaccctaatttaaatgatttttagtaAGTTTGGCTTATTTTAACTCAGTTGACAAACATTATTTGAAGTTTCTTTGGGGGTTCCTAGGTGGTGGCAGCTTAAGGGTGAGACttatgtggtgtttgtttttttggctttttgctaaaagcaatttagttttggaatttaggttgtttgtttttctactttttcatgacttattataaattttttactaaatagaaaaaatcaaaatatgtagctttttctaaatagaaaaaataacatattgtttttttttacttttttaatacttaatagaaataaaatactataaaaacaaacaacctaatatttaacataattaaacattaaggttctatttaaaattaagtaaaaaaacaaacatcatcttAGCCCAAGGCCAAGTCCAATTGGGCCTCGATTAAGAAACTTTGAATCAATGCTTGCACTTGGGTTTCAAAATCCTAGGCTCAAGTTGAAGTTGTTGCTTAGGTGGACTGTGGATTGTTGCGCATCCATACTTGGAAGGCTTGGGGTGGTGGGTCTAATATTTAGGTTAGCTTTTGGTCCTAGTCATTAGCCTAGATTGATAATTTGTGCCATATGAGGCTTGGATTGTTGCTTTGCTGATGAAGTGCTTGCAATTCAATTGCTATGAGTAAGGATGGGCTTGTTCCTCCTCTAATCTGGGGCTAGAGTTTCTGCAACTAGTCTAGAGAAATTGGCATTGTTTATGAAAATTTGCTCTTCTATTGTAGCTGAActtttattgaatatttatgacaaacaattttttattttttttcagatATTGAAGAACACCACAGCAAGCAGGAGAGGAGGAAGTAGTAATAATTCAAACGCAGATGGGTCTttgtgagagaaagagagagagagagagagagagagagaagggtgGGAGATTGTGCATTTTCTAGTTTATAAATTTAAACATGAAATGGCACCAAAAGTAGAACCTTGAGAAACGCTTAAatcttgaataattattttccttacaGCCTCCTCTGTTGCTCCCTTCCTTCTTATCATCCATTTCATGTTCCGCGGAGGAGTAACAGGCCATGGGCAGGTGCAATCTGATAGTGGTAGGGGTCGGTCCTACATAAAGAGGGCTTCTATTTAGGTGGTGGAATGTACgtctaaaaaaatagaaaaaatcataaCATGTTGTGTAAAGGCAGTTATCTtatttggcttgattttgtGGATGGTGTTAGAATAGAGAGAAATGGATGCAAGCCATCTTAATTCTTAACCCATGTAATCAATCAGACGAGTTTAGCGGATTTGATCCACTGAAAATGGAATGAGTTTGGTTTTTTGTTGACCACAAAAAGCTACTGAACCCAGCCAGCTGGTGTCCATAGAAATAGTTGTTCATTATTGGCTTAGAATGGAAGGCAAAACTCATTATGATAAGGAGTTACTTCTCTAACTTGCAATAATAAACATATAGATGTTGCAGCAAAGTAAGAAATAATAATGACTCCCTCTCACTACTATTCACATTGAATTGGCTTCTTCCTCAAGAATTCATGACAcgattatttctttttcaatagtTTTTTACATGGTTTTAAAATTAGGATCGGTCGGACCGTTGGTTGATCATGGTTCTGGTCCAGTCTGATTAATTGGATCAAAAATAGGTTGAATCGGGATTTGATCGGTTGAACCGACAATTCAATCGATGAATTGGACGAACCGGTTGATTCCCTCCAAATTGGAtggttcaattaatttttatttttattttttacggCATCAAAACGATGCCGTTTTGGAGGCTATAAAAGCAACCTTCCAAACCCTCCTTCAGTCCAAACTGCAATAGTTGTTGTCGGCTCGTCCCCAACGTGCCGCAATACCCACGTCGGGACAGTTCCCATCGGCGGCCTAGAAGCCTTGCAAAACCTCCCTCCATCGGTTGTTATAGCGTCGCCTCTTCCCCTCCATGTCGTGgcaaacccccccccccccccccccctcggTCGGTTGTATACCCCCGGGGCGTGCCCCTAAGCCTGATTGCAAAATTCTCACATCTCCCCTCTTCTCCTCTCCCAAAATCCCCTAGTTCCTATCGCcttccattttttgttttttgtttttttaaataatttttatatttaatatcttaatatttaatttttattttattttttttgttgattataattgtaatgatatatttaatatttaaaattttcatttttattttatttattgcacattgaaattttaatttattgaaattattagGCTAATTGACATTTATAGGTAaaaaactttctaaaaaaacttaatatacAAAGTAGATACTatcaaaatttagatagaatttatatttttatttattaatttttaaaattttaatattatataaaaatatatatttatgacgtcacctgTTTGACTGTAATTCTATCATCAGTCCGACCAATGAATCATAAACTtgtaactttttcggttcaatgacCGATTCAGTTCTAAAgacattgattttttatatgTGAAAGCTCATTTAACCAAAGTTCTAAATGATACAAAGAATAACAGAGGCCTAAATTATGatacaagaaaatcaaaatttgactAGTGAAGGAGTCACACTGAtttgaactttaaaaaattgatttcacTTAATATGGTTGATCAATCATTAAAATTgtattaaattgttttattaaatgcTTGTAGGagtgaatatttattttaaaatttatttattagagaATGAGATTTGATGTGCAGCAGATGAAGGGGTAGGCTTGATTGATGGTTGGTAAGAATGTTTAAATACACAAATTTACCATctcattaaatattttcttagaaTTTGAATGAATATGAGATTGTTTCTGAGTGGAGGAATGGTGACCGAGGAATTTGGGATGGATCACCCTTTTTTaagcattatttttaaatcaattttcattgtaaaaaaattttaaaaattaaaaagacttaaagggatgaagatgtgtTGAGATATAACTTTTTTAAGCTTGATGATGGATCTTCCAAATGATGTTTTTAGACTCTGACTTGAGATGTTGAATATCATAAAAAGGTTTAGTTCATCTTTATTAAATATcgatttatttttagataagtTGGTCAAAACTCGAATCAAGaagatgaattaaaaaaataaaattatttcatctaattttatttataaatttatttatttttaaaataagcttattaaaaaataaatataatttatttataaattaaatattataattaattgtttatttattatgataaataaattatttttagtttacatattaaaagggagaaaaataaaaaataaaaagttaaattcaattaaattattttttacttatttatatttatataataaggGATGGGATAAAAATATTGCCCCAAATTTGTCCCAAACCCGACCTAAGTcagaaaaaataaagtttttaacctttttaagcTTCTCCAAGTCCTATTTACATTAGAGTAAGacgaatattaaaaaaaaaccaacctttCATTATCATTGATCCCTAAGTGTGtccaattaaatttaaagaCAACGGCTGGATTACtactacatataaaataaataaataaaaattgaaggttTGGTGATGAATAATCtgattcaaataatattttgatggCATGTCCTACCAGCCAGTAATCATAAATGAATCTTTTAAGCACATTTTCAAAGAGGTATACCCAACACAATGGACACTCAACCTAACGACTTCCCCATGTCTTCCTTTTTTAAATTCCTCACGCTCTTTCTTAACTACTATTGCCATTTGGGACACCTCCCTTTCAGGATGTGACAAATTCATGCCACCCCCCACGACCGACACTCtccttataaaaatttaaaaagtaaattcaatattttgattatttgtaaGCTATGGtattaacttaatttaagttattaaataaatttaatgtatttaataaaataacttaaaatcaaaacaattttaaaaataataaaaataattaatttatttttaatttcatatcctctttttatttatttttaattatctttttataattaacttaaagtcaacttaatatataaaacaaatctGCTAAATATAATTATCGGGTTTTGGTtacattatattaataaaatataaaaataagaaagtgAATTCCTGTATTTTTAGTCTAAGCAGATACAAAAATGATTGTTgtgactatttaaaaaaaataaaaatgataaccTTCAAAATGTTTTGCTTTTAAAATCTTACTAGATTATTTATTGTAACACttaaatataactaaattaCAATTGGAgtttacttaaataaaaataaattttaagacataaattaaaaaataagtgcttttaatattaataattataaaagaaaaaaaagaggatatTATAGATTTTACcctatttttttgtatatattaaaattttgtccCTAATCAAAACGTAATTctaatttaccaaaaaaaaaaaaaatcgaaatcaTTAATTTAGGGTAAAACAGGCAAAAACTGAGCACCGACAGCCACTCCAGTTGTCGGAAAAAGGTGACCGGCAAAACCCGGTACCTTCCAGTACAGCCTGTAAAACGGCCAACTACGCTTTCAAATATGAGGGAATACACCTTGCTGAAAGGGACGGACTTCGTGTTGTACGTGGCTCCATGTTATTGGTTCTAGTAAGGAGACGGTGAAGAATCCGCAGCGTTTTTATTGAACTACCAATCCAATCTTGACACGTCAGAAATTGTACGTTGGAAATGAAAGAGTGAGACGAGACTTGTTAACGTGGCTCGAGTTTAATGAGTCCCAGGTCAGCTTGAGCCGGTTGGGCTGACTCAGTGTCTCCAAAATTCCGTTTTTGGTAATTTCCTtcccaaatataatttttagtaaGTATTATTAGATATTTTGAGGAGATTGAATGAACAAGACTATTAGATACTGTAATAGCAAGTGGATTTTtacaacaatttaaaattttttatatttagaaataaaaatataattataaatccacattgtttttaatttttttcacctagtaaattcttaaaaaaatgattttaaaaattgaataaaaaataaattattaaaatttaaaatttctaaaaacgatcttaaaaaatatagaaaaaaataatttaaaaaataaaaaaaggaaactgTTATCTTTCTTCTTGTGTGGTGCCGAGATTTTAACTAATTTTGGGttgatgaatattttattttcggATAAAtgtcttaaaattattttcataaataaaaaagaaaaatataaaagacaCATGTCATTATGTGGGACAAGCATACAAAATTTTTggtaaagaagagaaaaatgggGAAGGGCCAAGCCACGTCTTATGCAGTAGATCCAATATTCAAGCCAGACTGTACTTTTTGCAGacaaccggttcagccggtagAAAAAAATCCAACGTCATTAAAAAAATCgaagaaaatgataataatgcaaaaaacaaatgataaaaTGCAAGCTCGGATGTGAAGAGGaagtggagagagagagagagagatggagtTCTGATTGGGTGAAAGAATCAGAGTCTCCGCACGACCCCCTTCACATTCCTCTCCAAATCTTCTCACCGATTGATCTCAAAACCTACACACACACCCATTTCATGTATTCGTAGATCTC contains:
- the LOC104879018 gene encoding transcription factor HY5 isoform X1, with protein sequence MQEQATSSLAASSLPSSSERSSSSALQAEVKEGMESDEEIRRVPEIGSGDPAGPSASGREAALVAGPDRVQASGDGQRKRGRSPADKENKRLKRLLRNRVSAQQARERKKAYLNELEVRVKDLERKNSELEERLSTLQNENQMLRHILKNTTASRRGGSSNNSNADGSL
- the LOC104879018 gene encoding transcription factor HY5 isoform X2, which translates into the protein MESDEEIRRVPEIGSGDPAGPSASGREAALVAGPDRVQASGDGQRKRGRSPADKENKRLKRLLRNRVSAQQARERKKAYLNELEVRVKDLERKNSELEERLSTLQNENQMLRHILKNTTASRRGGSSNNSNADGSL